One genomic region from Sparus aurata chromosome 15, fSpaAur1.1, whole genome shotgun sequence encodes:
- the LOC115596655 gene encoding Fc receptor-like protein 5 isoform X2 — protein sequence MDPECDAVKKTSTGSTCTFDRAFQTDSGEYWCETDGGQRSNSVNVNITAGSVILESPVLPVMEGDNVTLGCRSKTPISNLKADFYRDDVLMESSPAGEMTINRVRRSDEGLYRCSIAGVGASAESWLAVRADSVILDSPVLPVMEGSNVTLSCRKKRTTSLNLTADFYKDGLLIGSRSGEMTVHSVSKCDEGLYKCRMSGAGESAESWLAVRALHSDTCPVSSHSFYLLLLLRTVFTVLLVPLLLLLVGLLHCGKLSVTHK from the exons atggaTCCAGAATGTGATGCCGTTAAGAAAACGTCTACAGGGTCAACTTGCACATTTGACAGAGCCTTTCAAACAGACAGTGGAGAATACTGGTGTGAGACTGACGGAGGACAGAGAAGCAACAGTGTCAACGTCAACATCACTG ctGGTTCTGTGATCTTGGAGAGTCCGGTTCTtcctgtgatggagggagataaTGTGACTCTGGGCTGCAGAAGCAAGACTCCAATCTCCAACCTCAAAGCTGATTTCTACAGAGATGACGTCCTCATGGAAAGCAGTCCGGCAGGAGAGATGACCATCAACAGAGTTCGGAGgtctgatgaaggactctacaGGTGCAGCATCGCTGGTGTTGGAGCATCAGCAGAGAGCTGGTTGGCTGTCAGAG CTGATTCTGTGATCCTGGACAGTCCGGTCCTCCCTGTGATGGAGGGCAGCAATGTGACTCTGAGCTGCAGGAAGAAGAGAACGACTTCCCTGAACCTCACAGCTGATTTCTATAAAGATGGCCTCCTCATAGGGAGCAGATCTGGAGAGATGACCGTCCACAGCGTCTCTAAGTGTGATGAAGGACTCTACAAGTGCAGGATGTCTGGAGCTGGAGAATCAGCAGAGAGCTGGCTGGCTGTCAGAG CTCTTCACTCAGACACGTGTCCCGTCTCCAGTCACTCcttctacctcctcctcctcctcaggacGGTGTTCACCGTGTTGCTggtgcctctgctgctgctgctggtgggactGCTTCACTGTGGGAAACTCTCAGTTACACACAAATAA
- the LOC115596661 gene encoding uncharacterized protein LOC115596661: protein MVSLLQDASGATLVSRTVGREEREQSDGRSVNRKSANSRTGGAQTVGQEKREQSNGKSRNSRTGGARTVGREEREQSDGRRTNSRTGGARTVGREEREQSDGRRTNSRTGGARTVGREEREQSDGRSANSRTGGGRTVGREEREQSDGRSVNSRTGRAETVGREEREQSDGRSVNSRTGGA from the exons ATGGTGTCTCTGCTTCAG GATGCTTCAGGTGCAACACTTGTGTCACGAACAGTCGGACGGGAGGAGCGTGAACAGTCGGACGGGAGGAGCGTGAACAGGAAGAGCGCGAACAGTCGGACGGGAGGAGCGCAAACAGTCGGACAGGAGAAGCGTGAACAGTCGAACGGGAAGAGCCGAAACAGTCGGACAGGAGGAGCGCGAACAGTCGGACGGGAAGAGCGCGAACAGTCGGACGGGAGGAGGACGAACAGTCGGACGGGAGGAGCGCGAACAGTCGGACGGGAAGAGCGCGAACAGTCGGACGGGAGGAGGACGAACAGTCGGACGGGAGGAGCGAGAACAGTCGGACGGGAGGAGCGAGAACAGTCGGACGGGAGGAGCGCGAACAGTCGGACGGGAGGAGGGCGAACAGTCGGACGGGAGGAGCGCGAACAGTCGGACGGGAGAAGCGTGAACAGTCGAACGGGAAGAGCCGAAACAGTCGGACGGGAGGAGCGCGAACAGTCGGACGGGAGGAGCGTGAACAGTCGGACGGGAGGAGCGTGA
- the LOC115596655 gene encoding Fc receptor-like protein 5 isoform X1, protein MLSQQGDNMEVTALLYRLLMLECVLLVTNVQLSDTQETDADFILISPNRLQHFQLESLSLQCAVGSLRLRRITNTDMDPECDAVKKTSTGSTCTFDRAFQTDSGEYWCETDGGQRSNSVNVNITAGSVILESPVLPVMEGDNVTLGCRSKTPISNLKADFYRDDVLMESSPAGEMTINRVRRSDEGLYRCSIAGVGASAESWLAVRADSVILDSPVLPVMEGSNVTLSCRKKRTTSLNLTADFYKDGLLIGSRSGEMTVHSVSKCDEGLYKCRMSGAGESAESWLAVRALHSDTCPVSSHSFYLLLLLRTVFTVLLVPLLLLLVGLLHCGKLSVTHK, encoded by the exons ATGCTCAGTCAACAGGGAGACAACATGGAGGTCACAGCGCTCCTCTACAGACTGT TGATGCTTGAATGTGTTCTGCTGGTGACAAACGTTCAGCTCAGTGACACTCAGGAAACTG ATGCAGATTTTATTCTCATCAGTCCAAACAGACTTCAACACTTTCAGTtagaatctctctctcttcagtgtGCGGTGGGTTCGCTTCGCTTGAGGCGgatcacaaacacagacatggaTCCAGAATGTGATGCCGTTAAGAAAACGTCTACAGGGTCAACTTGCACATTTGACAGAGCCTTTCAAACAGACAGTGGAGAATACTGGTGTGAGACTGACGGAGGACAGAGAAGCAACAGTGTCAACGTCAACATCACTG ctGGTTCTGTGATCTTGGAGAGTCCGGTTCTtcctgtgatggagggagataaTGTGACTCTGGGCTGCAGAAGCAAGACTCCAATCTCCAACCTCAAAGCTGATTTCTACAGAGATGACGTCCTCATGGAAAGCAGTCCGGCAGGAGAGATGACCATCAACAGAGTTCGGAGgtctgatgaaggactctacaGGTGCAGCATCGCTGGTGTTGGAGCATCAGCAGAGAGCTGGTTGGCTGTCAGAG CTGATTCTGTGATCCTGGACAGTCCGGTCCTCCCTGTGATGGAGGGCAGCAATGTGACTCTGAGCTGCAGGAAGAAGAGAACGACTTCCCTGAACCTCACAGCTGATTTCTATAAAGATGGCCTCCTCATAGGGAGCAGATCTGGAGAGATGACCGTCCACAGCGTCTCTAAGTGTGATGAAGGACTCTACAAGTGCAGGATGTCTGGAGCTGGAGAATCAGCAGAGAGCTGGCTGGCTGTCAGAG CTCTTCACTCAGACACGTGTCCCGTCTCCAGTCACTCcttctacctcctcctcctcctcaggacGGTGTTCACCGTGTTGCTggtgcctctgctgctgctgctggtgggactGCTTCACTGTGGGAAACTCTCAGTTACACACAAATAA
- the LOC115596644 gene encoding zinc finger protein 436-like — MLNMVDLIAFKKELTLIVNNLAKAVVTEIFSAAEKVSLDKQNPESEEKLSSLVDSLCVEAVDKILTVVRAAAETPGHLKDPPQSEQGGEGLTSSTEGGGGGERPPTEQTYILVYGSAAVDSKCLLESLQSDANANANGETEADSSVEATTLHRDSSLSPPHLQAGFTDHEYARLSSPPPGAASSAEGGACEVRSRKLRHRRQKKGPNVSEQTVSHHQCLQCGMLFPNTQRLSDHERKSHPVCSACGMAFTGILRLREHEIKEHRLLPYTCDYCPKRFNHKAHRNLHVKARHTGEKTCHCDICGKGYSCISVLKTHRMTHFDKTFICDVCGKSFYHACHLTRHKLVHQELRPYQCSTCGKGFTQAANLRSHQVIHTGERQLCSICGKSYRCLKNHIISKHSHELPADELPARDTIITCEVCGKKFPNLSQFKAHQRSHTGEKPFHCDICGKSYRLKELLRDHRYTHTGEKPYRCTLCSKTFNLATSYMRHRSIHTGETPYSCLDCGKHFRLLTFLKAHLQTKAHLKQTQQKQAVTSDL; from the exons ATGTTAAATATGGTCGATTTAATCGCTTTTAAAAAAGAGCTCACGCTCATCGTGAATAATCTGGCCAAGGCGGTGGTGACGGAGATCTTCAGCGCGGCGGAGAAAGTCTCTTTAGATAAACAAAACCCGGAAAGCGAA GAGAAGCTGAGCTCTCTGGTGGACAGTTTGTGTGTTGAAGCTGTTGATAAAATCCTGACGGTCGTCCGGGCGGCTGCTGAGACTCCAGGACACCTGAAGGATCCACCGCAGTCTGAGCAGGGCGGTGAAGGTTTGACGTCGTCAACAGAAG gtggaggtggaggtgagcgcCCCCCCACAGAACAGACCTACATCCTGGTGTACGGG AGCGCTGCTGTCGACTCCAAGTGTCTGCTGGAGTCACTGCAGAgtgatgctaatgctaatgctaacg GTGAAACTGAAGCTGATTCTTCAGTTGAAGCCACGACTCTCCACAGagactcctccctctccccccctcaCCTGCAGGCTGGTTTCACCGACCACGAGTACGCTCGGCTGTCCTCCCCGCCGCCCGGTGCCGCCTCATCAGCAGAGGGCGGAGCCTGTGAAGTACGCAGCAGGAAACTGCGCCACAGACGGCAAAAAAAAGGCCCCAACGTGTCTGAGCAGACAGTGAGTCACCAccagtgtctgcagtgtgggaTGCTGTTTCCAAACACACAGCGACTCTCTGATCACGAGAGGAAGTCTCACCCGGTGTGCTCGGCGTGCGGGATGGCGTTCACCGGCATCCTGAGGCTCCGCGAACACGAGATCAAAGAGCACAGGCTGCTGCCGTACACCTGCGACTACTGCCCCAAGAGGTTCAACCACAAAGCTCACCGCAACCTGCACGTGAAGGCTCGACACACCGGGGAGAAGACCTGCCACTGCGACATCTGCGGGAAGGGCTACTCCTGCATCAGCGTGCTGAAGACGCACAGGATGACCCACTTCGACAAGACGTTCATCTGTGACGTCTGCGGGAAGAGCTTCTACCACGCCTGCCACCTGACGCGCCACAAGCTGGTGCACCAGGAGTTGCGGCCCTACCAGTGCTCCACCTGTGGCAAGGGCTTCACCCAGGCCGCCAACCTGCGCAGCCATCAGGTGATCCACACCGGAGAGAGGCAGCTCTGCTCCATCTGCGGGAAGAGCTATCGCTGCCTGAAGAACCACATCATCAGTAAACACTCGCACGAGCTCCCTGCCGACGAGCTGCCGGCCAGAGACACCATCATCACCTGCGAGGTGTGCGGCAAGAAGTTCCCCAACCTGTCACAGTTCAAAGCTCACCAGCGGAGCCACACGGGGGAGAAACCCTTCCACTGCGACATCTGCGGGAAGAGTTACCGTCTGAAGGAGCTTCTGAGGGACCACAGGTACACCCACACCGGGGAGAAACCCTACAGGTGCACGCTCTGCTCCAAGACCTTCAACCTGGCCACCAGCTACATGAGGCACCGCAGCATCCACACCGGAGAGACGCCCTACAGCTGCCTCGACTGCGGCAAACACTTCCGCCTGCTCACCTTCCTCAAGGCTCACCTGCAGACCAAAGCTCACCTGAAGCAGACGCAGCAGAAGCAGgcggtgacctctgacctctga
- the gins1 gene encoding DNA replication complex GINS protein PSF1, with protein sequence MFCEKAIELIRELQRMSDGQLPAFNEDGLRQVLQEMEALYEQNQTDVNEAKSEGRAELIPSIKLRHCCLLRNQRCLTAYLYDRLLRIRALRWEYGSVLPANVRFHMCAEEVQWFSQYKKSLASFMRSLGAGEGLDITQDMKPPKSLYIEVRCLKDHGEFEIDDGTVILLKKNSQHFLPRWKCEQLIRQGVLEHVMS encoded by the exons ATGTTCTGTGAGAAAGCCATCGAGTTAATCAGAGAGCTTCAGCGGATGAGCGACGGACAGCTGCCCGCTTTTAAC GAGGATGGACTCCGACAGGTTCTGCAGGAGATGGAGGCTCTTTATGAACAGAACCAGACTGATGT TAACGAGGCGAAGTCTGAAGGTCGAGCTGAGCTGATTCCCTCCATCAAACTGCGTCACTGCTGCCTGCTGAGGAACCAGCGCTGCCTCACAGCCTACCT ATACGACCGGCTGCTGAGGATCAGAGCTCTGCGCTGGGAGTACGGCAGCGTGCTGCCCGCCAACGTCCGCTTCCACATGTGTGCAGAGGAG gtgcagTGGTTCAGTCAGTATAAGAAGTCTCTGGCCTCCTTCATGCGCTCTCTGGGTGCAGGTGAAGGTCTGGACATCACTCAGGACATGAAGCCTCCAAAGAGTCTTTACATCGAG GTGAGGTGTTTGAAGGATCACGGTGAGTTCGAGATCGATGACGGGACGGTGATCCTGCTGAAGAAGAACAGTCAG CACTTCCTGCCGCGGTGGAAATGTGAGCAGCTGATTCGTCAGGGCGTCCTGGAGCACGTCATGTCCTGA
- the LOC115596645 gene encoding acetyl-coenzyme A synthetase 2-like, mitochondrial — MAAAQSRRGTRLFWTRLSRCRTPGPAPTRTGAGPHRCLSSVSAPPPPGTWSSELSRLSHRDLYRLSVTDPDRFWGSAADRLRWVEPFKRVRDCDLSSGKISWFLGGKLNVSVNCLDVHVEKHPDRVALIWERDEPGTEVKVTYRELLETTCRLANTLKSHGIQKGDRVAVYMPVSPLAVASMLACARIGAVHTVVFAGFSSEALAGRIQDAQCKAVLTCNEAVRGGRVVPLKSTVDAAVRSCPTVQHVFVSQRTENPTEMGPLDVPLEEVMSSQSPVCPAEPLDSEDLLFLLYTSGSTGKPKGVVHTQAGYLLYTSLTHQYVFDHRDGDVFGCVADVGWITGHSYVVYGPLSNGATTVLFESTPVYPDPGRYWETVQRLRISQFYGAPTALRLLLKYDDSWVKKFDRSSLRTLGSVGEPINHEAWHWFHSVVGEGRCPLVDTWWQTGETHTHTHIHTHTHTHIHTHTHTHIYTHI, encoded by the exons ATGGCTGCAGCTCAGAGCCGCAGGGGGACCAGACTCTTCTGGACCCGGCTGAGTCGCTGCAGGACCCCGGGACCGGCTCCGACCAGGACCGGAGCGGGTCCACACAGGTGTCTGTCCTCCGTGTCTGCTCCACCTCCACCGGGCACCTGGAGCTCCGAGCTGTCCCGGCTGTCCCACCGGGACCTGTACCGGCTCTCCGTCACGGATCCGGATCGGTTCTGGGGATCCGCCGCGGACAGACTCCGCTGGGTGGAACCGTTCAAACGGGTTCGGGACTGCGATCTGAGCAGCGGGAAGATCAGCTGGTTCCTGGGCGGGAAGCTGAACGTGTCCG tTAACTGTCTGGACGTCCATGTTGAGAAACATCCGGACCGAGTGGCTCTGATCTGGGAGCGAGACGAGCCTGGCACTGAGGTGAAGGTCACATACAG AGAGCTGCTGGAGACCACCTGCCGCCTGGCCAACACCCTGAAGAGCCACGGGATCCAGAAGGGGGACCGGGTGGCCGTCTACATGCCGGTGTCACCTCTGGCGGTAGCGTCCATGTTGGCGTGTGCTCGTATCGGGGCGGTGCACACCGTGGTGTTCGCCGGCTTCAGCTCGGAGGCTCTGGCAGGGAGGATCCAGGACG CTCAGTGTAAAGCCGTCCTCACCTGTAACGAAGCCGTCAGAGGCGGCCGGGTCGTCCCGCTCAAGTCCACCGTGGACGCAGCGGTGCGGAGCTGTCCCACCGTCCAACACGTGTTCGTCTCTCAGAGGACAGAAAACCCAACAGAGATGGGACCGCTGGACGTCCCCCTGGAGGAG GTGATGTCCTCCCAGTCTCCGGTCTGTCCCGCGGagcctctggactctgaggatcTCCTGTTTCTTCTCTACACGTCGGGCAGTACAGGGAAACCTAAAGGTGTTGTCCACACGCAGGCTGGATACCTGCTGTACACCTCACTGACTCACCAG TATGTGTTCGACCATCGTGACGGCGACGTGTTCGGCTGCGTGGCCGATGTCGGCTGGATAACGGGCCACAGCTACGTGGTGTACGGCCCGCTGAGTAACGGAGCCACCACCGTCCTGTTTGAGAGCACACCTGTGTACCCAGACCCAG GCAGGTACTGGGAGACGGTGCAGCGTCTGAGGATCAGTCAGTTCTACGGCGCTCCGACGGCGCTGCGTCTGCTGCTGAAGTATGACGACAGCTGGGTGAAGAAGTTCGACCGCTCGTCTCTGCGGACGCTCGGCTCAG tggggGAGCCCATCAACCATGAGGCCTGGCACTGGTTCCACAGTGTGGTCGGAGAAGGACGGTGTCCTTTAGTGGACACCTGGtggcagacaggtgagacacacacacacacacacatacacacacacacacacacacatatacacacacacacacacacacacatatacacacacatatag